A genomic stretch from Haloferax sp. Atlit-12N includes:
- a CDS encoding FkbM family methyltransferase, producing the protein MSLLHPVSAARHLAYSLHYALVRANYERQLVATKKHVGRTSFRSYELYNRHGNDVLLQALLLGLDDGDVVVDVGANTGTYTLAVAASESSARVVAVEPHPEVVDQLRANVEVNDFDDQVDLLDCGLGDADESREFHLSSYDELGSFSRDHASAWEARVVDTASVSMRRLDSLVDSERIPPPDHLKVDVEGFGLNVLRGAETVLREHRPTVYFELHDARGSHDEAAAKALLREAGYELVPVKEGWVCEPRARTEAPQSA; encoded by the coding sequence GTGTCTCTGCTGCATCCGGTATCGGCCGCTCGCCACCTCGCGTACTCCCTCCACTACGCGCTCGTTCGGGCGAACTACGAGCGACAGCTCGTCGCCACGAAAAAACACGTCGGGCGGACGAGTTTCAGGAGCTACGAACTGTACAACCGCCACGGCAACGACGTGCTCCTACAGGCGCTGTTGCTCGGTCTCGACGACGGCGACGTGGTGGTCGACGTGGGCGCGAACACGGGGACGTACACGCTCGCGGTCGCGGCCAGTGAGTCCTCCGCGCGGGTGGTCGCCGTCGAACCGCATCCCGAGGTCGTCGACCAGTTGCGGGCGAACGTCGAGGTGAACGACTTCGACGACCAGGTGGACCTGCTCGACTGCGGCCTCGGTGACGCCGACGAATCTCGGGAGTTCCACCTGTCGAGCTACGACGAACTGGGCTCGTTCTCGCGGGACCACGCGAGCGCGTGGGAGGCGCGGGTCGTCGACACGGCGTCGGTGTCGATGCGGCGGCTGGACTCGCTCGTCGATTCCGAGAGAATCCCGCCGCCGGACCACCTGAAGGTAGACGTCGAGGGGTTCGGTCTGAACGTGCTCCGGGGGGCGGAAACGGTCCTCCGCGAGCACCGGCCGACGGTGTATTTCGAACTGCACGACGCCCGCGGGAGCCACGACGAGGCGGCGGCGAAGGCCCTGCTCCGGGAGGCGGGCTACGAACTGGTCCCGGTCAAGGAAGGGTGGGTGTGCGAGCCGCGAGCACGGACAGAAGCGCCCCAGTCGGCGTAG
- a CDS encoding HNH endonuclease, producing the protein MECPSCGKQLATEQGMRQHHTKVHNTPLPNRVCKRCHQEFYDPKSQRVYCEECYSEQGNQNGNWRGGKETETCSVCDATFSYYPSNKQGVYCSECVKEAEGLLPENPAERIELIRTACSFCEAQLERLPSSINGNEYGSFCDLDCYGKWLSNNIVGSNHHQWEGGTLFYGESWWPVRRKALERDNYTCQRCGADSEELGQNPDVHHLNRVRDFDDPSNAHTLSNVVSLCRSCHRLVESGDKK; encoded by the coding sequence ATGGAGTGCCCGTCCTGTGGCAAACAGCTAGCAACAGAACAGGGAATGCGGCAGCACCACACAAAGGTCCACAACACACCGCTGCCTAACCGAGTCTGTAAACGCTGCCATCAGGAGTTTTACGACCCAAAGTCTCAGCGTGTTTACTGCGAAGAGTGTTATTCAGAGCAAGGAAATCAGAACGGTAACTGGCGAGGGGGTAAAGAAACAGAGACGTGCAGCGTTTGCGATGCTACGTTTTCCTACTACCCATCAAATAAGCAGGGTGTTTACTGTTCGGAGTGTGTCAAGGAGGCAGAAGGGCTACTCCCTGAAAACCCCGCAGAGCGAATTGAGTTAATAAGAACCGCGTGTAGCTTTTGTGAGGCTCAACTCGAACGACTCCCTTCGTCGATTAACGGGAACGAATACGGATCATTCTGCGACTTAGACTGCTATGGGAAGTGGCTCTCTAACAACATTGTTGGCTCGAACCACCATCAATGGGAAGGCGGAACCCTCTTTTATGGAGAGTCTTGGTGGCCAGTTCGTCGAAAGGCACTAGAACGAGACAATTACACTTGCCAGCGATGCGGAGCGGATAGCGAAGAACTGGGACAGAACCCAGACGTGCATCATCTAAATCGGGTTCGCGACTTCGATGACCCGAGTAACGCCCACACGCTGTCCAACGTTGTTTCTCTGTGTCGCTCTTGTCACCGACTCGTAGAAAGTGGAGACAAAAAGTAA
- a CDS encoding metal-dependent transcriptional regulator, with amino-acid sequence MNTADQYVKAIYLLQEMENGPAATGALADMMEVSPASANEMIGKLESRGLAEHEKYKGVTLTDEGIVRARDALQTYCIIERFLSNVLDVEEFRAEARELEPVIDGMIAERLDTIIDRNSECPDCFDPETDACEYLEVCGAEPETETEVAD; translated from the coding sequence ATGAACACGGCAGACCAATACGTCAAGGCGATTTACCTGCTGCAGGAGATGGAGAACGGCCCGGCGGCCACCGGCGCGCTCGCGGACATGATGGAGGTGAGCCCGGCGAGCGCGAACGAGATGATTGGCAAACTCGAATCCCGCGGCCTCGCCGAACACGAGAAGTACAAGGGCGTCACCCTCACCGACGAGGGAATCGTCCGCGCTCGCGACGCGCTCCAGACCTACTGCATCATCGAGCGCTTCCTCTCGAACGTCCTCGACGTCGAGGAGTTCCGCGCGGAGGCCCGCGAACTCGAACCCGTCATCGACGGGATGATCGCGGAGCGCCTCGACACCATCATCGACCGTAACTCCGAGTGTCCCGACTGTTTCGACCCCGAGACGGACGCCTGCGAGTATCTCGAGGTGTGCGGCGCGGAACCCGAGACGGAGACGGAAGTCGCGGACTGA
- a CDS encoding ferritin-like domain-containing protein, with protein MSVGYQVTSDHQLARLLQIGIVLEEVVEARAYHHHEELGEDTLDEEIRALLSHAAEESADHRERLEAVIDRLEVDSVPFEEIEALVEAQYGQTKPEDFDGVLYDQLCNEETAYKFYDDVIEAIEASDAQFSIDREELVATLSEIREEEAEGVEEVTRIMEDRE; from the coding sequence ATGAGCGTCGGGTATCAGGTCACCTCGGACCACCAACTCGCCCGACTCCTCCAGATCGGTATCGTCCTCGAAGAGGTCGTGGAGGCGCGCGCCTACCACCACCACGAGGAACTCGGCGAAGACACGCTCGACGAGGAGATTCGAGCCCTGCTTTCGCACGCCGCCGAGGAGTCCGCGGACCACCGCGAACGCCTCGAAGCCGTCATCGACCGGCTGGAGGTCGACAGCGTCCCCTTCGAGGAGATAGAGGCGCTGGTCGAAGCCCAGTACGGCCAGACGAAACCCGAGGACTTCGACGGCGTTCTCTACGACCAACTCTGTAACGAGGAGACCGCCTACAAGTTCTACGACGACGTTATCGAGGCTATCGAGGCGAGCGACGCACAGTTCTCTATCGACCGCGAGGAACTCGTCGCGACGCTGTCGGAGATTCGCGAGGAGGAAGCCGAGGGCGTAGAAGAAGTGACGCGAATCATGGAAGACCGCGAGTGA
- the sufD gene encoding Fe-S cluster assembly protein SufD: MSAQLPANLSAETVREISDARDEPEWLLEARLESLEALDELELPDVIQTPGRRWTNLEALDFESLVDPLNQADETTRESPEGVVVLPFTEALSEYGDLIEERFGSVVAPESNYLTALSAALFTTGTFIYVPEGVDAEDVKIRAEMNSRSLFSHTLVVTEKSSSVTILEAVESGDSVDDARYFSNLVEIDAGENSYVQYGSLQNLDEETYTYSLKRADADTYSTVNWIEGNLGSRLTRSDVETELNGEASETKIVGAFFGHDDQHLDVNARVWHKAENTTADLVTRGVLDDEARSVYEGVQDVGRDAWSTNSYQRENTLMLSDQSEADASPKLIINNHDTEASHAASVGQVDAEDLFYMVSRSIPEEQARNMLVEGFFVPVLEEIAVDEFRDDLEELIAARLR, encoded by the coding sequence ATGAGTGCGCAACTTCCCGCAAACCTGTCCGCAGAGACGGTACGAGAGATTTCGGACGCACGGGACGAGCCGGAGTGGCTCCTCGAGGCCCGCCTCGAATCCCTCGAAGCACTCGACGAGCTCGAACTGCCGGACGTCATCCAGACGCCCGGTCGCCGCTGGACGAACCTCGAAGCGCTCGACTTCGAGTCGCTCGTCGACCCGCTGAACCAGGCCGACGAGACGACCCGCGAGTCGCCCGAGGGTGTCGTCGTCCTCCCCTTCACGGAGGCACTCTCCGAGTACGGCGACCTCATCGAGGAGCGCTTCGGCTCCGTCGTCGCCCCCGAGTCGAACTACCTCACCGCCCTCTCGGCGGCGCTGTTCACGACGGGCACGTTCATCTACGTCCCCGAGGGCGTCGACGCCGAGGACGTGAAGATTCGCGCCGAGATGAACTCTCGGTCGCTGTTCAGCCACACGCTCGTCGTCACCGAGAAGTCGTCGTCGGTCACCATCCTCGAAGCCGTCGAGTCTGGTGACAGCGTCGACGACGCGCGGTACTTCTCGAACCTCGTCGAAATCGACGCGGGCGAGAACTCGTACGTCCAGTACGGCTCCCTGCAGAACCTCGACGAGGAGACGTACACGTACTCGCTCAAGCGCGCCGACGCCGACACCTACTCGACCGTCAACTGGATCGAGGGGAACCTCGGCTCGCGGCTCACCCGCAGCGACGTCGAGACCGAACTCAACGGCGAGGCGTCGGAGACGAAAATCGTCGGCGCGTTCTTCGGTCACGACGACCAGCACCTCGACGTGAACGCCCGCGTCTGGCACAAAGCCGAGAACACGACGGCCGACCTCGTGACCCGCGGCGTCCTCGACGACGAGGCACGCTCGGTGTACGAGGGTGTCCAGGACGTCGGCCGCGACGCGTGGAGTACGAACTCCTACCAGCGCGAGAACACGCTGATGCTCTCGGACCAGTCCGAGGCCGACGCGTCGCCGAAGCTCATCATCAACAACCACGACACTGAGGCGTCCCACGCCGCCTCCGTCGGGCAGGTGGACGCCGAGGACCTCTTCTACATGGTCTCTCGGTCCATCCCGGAAGAACAGGCCCGTAACATGCTCGTGGAGGGCTTCTTCGTCCCCGTCCTCGAAGAGATTGCAGTCGACGAGTTCCGCGACGACCTCGAGGAACTCATCGCGGCCCGCCTGCGGTAG
- the sufB gene encoding Fe-S cluster assembly protein SufB: MSSDQDHLKETDTEARFEFKKEQKAAFVAEKGLTEETIRVISEDKDEPEWMLERRLRALKQYQKMPMPTDWPGQPDLSEVNVDEIVPYIRPDVEVRGGVDDWRDLPDDIKDTFDKLGIPEAEKNALSGVGAQYESEVVYQNMQERWEEKGVVFMNMDQAVQEHEDIVKEYFMTKCVPPSDNKFAALHGAIWSGGSFVYVPEDVTVEMPVQAYFRMNSEGMGQFEHTLIVAEKGSEVHYIEGCSAPKYSAFNLHSGGVEVFVGEDAHVQYSTVQNWSKNTYNLNTKRAIVEKGGRMEWISGSMGSKATMLYPASILKGRGASDNHITIAFAGEGQNIDTGAKVYHNAPETKSTIESKSISKDGGRTNYRGLVHIANGAKNSSTAVECDALMFDNESTSDTMPYMEINESTVDVAHEATVGKIGDEDIFYLQSRGLDDDDAKQMIVSGFIEPITEELPIEYAVELNRLVELEMEGSLG, encoded by the coding sequence ATGAGTTCCGACCAAGACCACCTCAAAGAGACAGACACGGAAGCTCGCTTCGAGTTCAAGAAGGAGCAGAAGGCCGCGTTCGTGGCCGAGAAGGGTCTCACCGAAGAGACCATCCGCGTCATCTCGGAGGACAAAGACGAGCCCGAATGGATGCTCGAGCGCCGCCTTCGCGCGCTCAAGCAGTACCAGAAGATGCCGATGCCGACCGACTGGCCCGGCCAGCCTGACCTCTCCGAGGTCAACGTGGACGAAATCGTCCCGTACATCCGACCCGACGTGGAAGTCCGCGGCGGCGTCGACGACTGGCGCGACCTGCCGGACGACATCAAGGACACCTTCGACAAGCTGGGAATCCCGGAAGCCGAGAAGAACGCCCTCTCGGGCGTCGGCGCCCAGTACGAGTCCGAAGTCGTCTACCAGAACATGCAGGAGCGCTGGGAGGAGAAAGGCGTCGTCTTCATGAACATGGACCAGGCGGTCCAGGAGCACGAAGACATCGTCAAGGAGTACTTCATGACGAAGTGCGTCCCCCCGAGCGACAACAAGTTCGCCGCGCTCCACGGCGCGATCTGGTCCGGCGGCTCGTTCGTCTACGTCCCCGAGGACGTGACGGTCGAGATGCCGGTGCAGGCGTACTTCCGCATGAACTCCGAGGGCATGGGCCAGTTCGAGCATACGCTCATCGTCGCGGAGAAGGGCTCCGAAGTCCACTACATCGAGGGCTGTTCGGCCCCCAAGTACTCCGCGTTCAACCTCCACTCCGGCGGCGTCGAAGTGTTCGTCGGAGAGGACGCCCACGTCCAGTACTCAACCGTCCAGAACTGGTCGAAGAACACCTACAACCTCAACACCAAGCGCGCCATCGTCGAGAAGGGCGGCCGCATGGAGTGGATTTCGGGCTCGATGGGCTCGAAGGCCACCATGCTGTACCCGGCCTCGATTCTGAAGGGCCGCGGCGCCTCCGACAACCACATCACCATCGCCTTTGCGGGCGAGGGCCAGAACATCGACACCGGCGCGAAGGTGTACCACAACGCCCCCGAGACGAAGTCGACCATCGAGTCGAAGTCCATCTCGAAGGACGGCGGCCGCACGAACTACCGCGGTCTCGTCCACATCGCCAACGGCGCGAAGAACTCCTCGACTGCGGTCGAGTGTGACGCGCTCATGTTCGACAACGAGTCCACCTCGGACACGATGCCGTACATGGAGATCAACGAGTCCACGGTGGACGTCGCCCACGAGGCGACCGTCGGCAAGATCGGCGACGAGGACATCTTCTACCTCCAGTCGCGCGGTCTCGACGACGACGACGCGAAGCAGATGATCGTCTCCGGGTTTATCGAACCCATCACGGAGGAACTGCCCATCGAGTACGCAGTCGAACTCAACCGACTCGTCGAACTCGAGATGGAGGGTAGCCTCGGATAA
- a CDS encoding ABC transporter ATP-binding protein, producing MATLEIKNLHARVAEEDGEQILRGVDLEVKSGEIHALMGPNGSGKSTTSKIIAGHPAYEVTDGEILLHLEDDDFGDLEIPDDARTWNLLELEPNERAALGIFLGFQYPAEIEGVTMTNFLRTALNAKIDEREELLFGEDDEEEEEEAGYDTSPMEGNVDDGEVGVAEFQKLLKEKMDLLDMDEKFMQRYLNAGFSGGEKKQNEVLQAAILEPSIAVLDEIDSGLDIDRLQDVSKGINALRDEQGTGILQITHYQRILEYVEPDHVHIMLDGKVVKSGDASLASELEDKGYDWVREEVYEAA from the coding sequence ATGGCAACTCTCGAGATCAAGAACCTCCACGCACGAGTCGCGGAGGAAGACGGTGAGCAGATTCTGCGAGGTGTCGACCTGGAAGTCAAATCCGGCGAGATCCACGCACTGATGGGTCCCAACGGGTCCGGCAAGTCTACGACTTCTAAAATCATCGCCGGCCACCCCGCCTACGAGGTAACCGACGGCGAAATCCTCCTCCACCTGGAGGACGACGACTTCGGCGACCTCGAAATTCCGGACGACGCCCGCACGTGGAACCTTCTGGAACTGGAACCGAACGAGCGCGCCGCGCTCGGTATCTTCCTCGGCTTCCAGTACCCCGCGGAAATCGAGGGCGTCACCATGACGAACTTCCTCCGCACCGCGCTCAACGCAAAGATCGACGAGCGCGAGGAGCTCCTCTTCGGCGAGGACGACGAGGAAGAAGAAGAGGAAGCCGGCTACGATACCTCCCCGATGGAGGGTAACGTCGACGACGGCGAAGTCGGTGTCGCCGAGTTCCAGAAGCTCCTCAAAGAGAAGATGGACCTCCTCGACATGGACGAGAAGTTCATGCAACGCTACCTCAACGCCGGCTTCTCCGGCGGCGAGAAGAAACAAAACGAGGTCCTTCAGGCCGCGATTCTCGAGCCCTCGATTGCGGTGCTCGACGAGATCGACTCCGGTCTCGACATCGACCGCCTGCAGGACGTCTCGAAGGGTATCAACGCGCTGCGCGACGAGCAGGGCACGGGTATCCTCCAGATCACTCACTACCAGCGTATCCTCGAATACGTCGAGCCGGACCACGTCCACATCATGCTGGACGGTAAGGTCGTCAAGAGCGGCGACGCGTCGCTCGCGTCCGAACTCGAAGACAAGGGCTACGACTGGGTCCGTGAGGAAGTGTACGAAGCCGCGTAA